atgttcatagtttgtatattacccgccatgctaatagtatttctacaaaATATAGACAATTTATTAAACAAGGAATCATTGTAGCTGTAGGCTTCCTTATTTAGGGGCGCTAATATCGGGGAATTAAATATTCTTTCAGATATTTTACAACTATCTCACTCACATATTAAACCACACCCCACAATTTCCTCTTTTAAACCAGCGAAAATCTGCACCATTGACAGTCATTAAaaagatttgaaatttgaattcgaatttgggttttcaaaagacatttgtttgtttggattggatgttgttacaaagaattgagaattttctctacgtctctctctatctctcaatcccaaatttcagtaatacaaagcaaaggaaaagagagcagtaattccaccattgacagccatttaaaagctttgaagctttgaattcaaatttgggttttcaaaaatcattatttgtttggattgagtgttgttgaaaataattgagaatatggtttggagtttatatttcaattttgaggggttttggtgaagattaaacttggttttggctgaatttcaaattgaaactcgaagaagaagacatgacatacattatattgcagaaattgtagaaaaattgtagactgttgtttatttatttttcttttattcatttacctattgtatgaaagttgaacaacattgtataaaaattgtatttaagtggtattatattgtagttgtatataacttagtagaaataatatacgaaaattgtagataaattgtataatatataattagttgtatgaaatttgtttttactatgtataaatcagatacaaaatatacaaaagacatattgtataaattttgtataaaatttgtatgtaagttttatgttattgtagttgtatttaactggataaaaataatgtgtgaaagttgtaaaaaatattgtagataagttgtattccCCTATTAtgggagatgttggcatatcaagtaactttagtgttctagacgaacatgcatgaaaataaaaataaattctgttatgaatagtttgtaaaaattttgtagataatttgtagaaacattgaaattctgtattttcatgttaatttttcaaataatatgTAGTTTTATTGTAAAATGTAGAAATTTTGTAGGTATTGTAAAAATCCATACTGATATACACCATAGTTAAATGTTGGCATAGGTAAATTGTGCATCCGCACCTCATGCTCATTTCTGCAAAGTCAAGAAAATATTTTGTGCATCCGCAGTTAACTCACGTAATTTTACAAATCCACAAACAACTAGAAAATTGGTCATGTGCCTCACTTTACTTTACAATCATCAAGCAACTAAATAAATGGTCATGTGTCTGGCTTCTGACTATAGCAACTTGATCAATAGATGAAGCACAACCTAATTTCAATTCCTCAATTCTGTATCCCCGAAAACAAGCCACTGTGAGTCTTATTtgactcattcctcacattcaacTTATTCTACAAATTCATGcctctttaaatacaatacaaccatattttcttgaatttaaaggtatggcaatatatataacttaaaaaacatcTTCTCCTCTGCACAAGTTAACTCCAAAACAGGCGAAGTGAAATAACaagctcccatcaaaacttttaacacaaaagcacaaagctcaaaaataaataaataacagaatacattttttctacaatttttgcaatataatgtatgtcatgtcttcttcttcttcttcttcttcttcttcttcttcttcttcttcttcttcttcttcttcttcttcttcttcttcttcttcgtgttcTTCGAGTTCTTCGagttcttcgagtttcaatctgaaattcagtcaatacaaagtctaatcttcaccaaaacccctcaaaattgagatataaattccaaaccatattttaaattattttcaacaacacccaatccaaacaaataatgatttttgaaaacccaaattcgaattcaaagcttcaaagctttttaatgactgtcaatggtggaattgctgctctattttcctttcctcttatattactgaaatttgggattgagagataggGAGAGACATggagagaattctcaattctttgcaacaacatcaaatccaaacaaacaatgtcttttgaaaacccaaattcgaattcaaagtttcaaagctttttaatggttgtcaaagGTGGAGGGGTTACAGATTTTCGCTGGTTTTAGAAGAGGAAATTATGGATGATTGAAGAGAAAATCATGGGGATTTGGAGAGACAAACTTGGGGGAGTAAGAATATACTGTTGAGTAAAATTAGCAGACTAATTAATACCATTAAAATCCTAAAATGGTACATAAATGATAATTAGGTATATAGAAAAaggtaattatattaaaagttaagAATGAAGGGTAATATAGTTTACTATATGATATAgaaatgtaaaaattccttttttagCACTCAACAAATATATGGCCTCCCCATATTTTGGTAATTGTTCTTCGATTTGATGATAAAATTTTGTTGAATCGATAGGGGCCCATATCTAGGGGAAGTACACAAATAGCCATTTTTAGGACAACTATTTAGAGATTAGCCGATACTTATTTTATCATAAAATTATTAACTTTAGGACTATTTTTAAATAACAACCCTAAAAAATAGCTACTTAGTGTTATGCCATATCTTCCATAGTTATGGTAGTATGGCACAATGAAACTCCACTTCAAGTGAAAAAGGTAATGATTTTCTTATAAATCTCATTTAAAGTGGAACAAAAAAGTGTGTCATTTTTATTCCATTAATGGAAAGATTCGAACTGAAGAGCTATATATATTCAAAAACTTTGTATAATAGTGTGATCCacatttaaaaatttaattgttatagagaatatattttatttatttaattatgtaatcaacatatttttctattaaagaattatatttgtaacgTTACCTATGATGTTCCATGCTACATTGCTAAGACATGGCACAACCAACTttttctgactcggttcattTTCTACtctgttaatatattttttcaaaCTCGATTTTTCGTTAAAAGAAAgatttttcaaaatcattttgcaaatattttttttttaacttatcatttttaatttattgttgataAATACTTTGCCCCAatcgaacaacaacaacaacaacaacaatccagtataatcccacttagtggggtctggggagggtagtgtgtacgcataccttacccctaccctaggatagagagactgtttccaaatagacccccgacatccttctctccaagaacttcccaccttgctcttggggaaaCTCGAACTCACAGCCTCTCGATTGGAAGTGGgattgcttaccatcagagcaacccctctcgTAAGTCCAACATATCACAAGATCTCTACCAATTATTAAAGGCAATATCTTAATTGAATTAACTATTAAGAATGGTCCCACCTAAATGTTAGGACCAAAATTCCCTGCAGAATCTATAACGGCGCTAACGCGTTTCTCGAGcattcttattttgttttcttataacatttaattatcttgtatttaccTTTGATTAATTATACATATCGAGTAACTCTGCCTATTATGACTTAAACggatgaaaataatattttaatcttCCATAAAACTTAAATCTAAGACCTCAGCGTACTCCACTATTACTACATTGACGACTATATTACACCTCTAGGTGCCATAGTATTATATATTCAGGGGCGGATCTACGTGGTGAGTTTAGGGGTCACGTGATTCCGTTAGCCTCAGCaaaaattatgtatatatatataatatatatcctgttgcttttttgagccgagggtctcttggaaacaacctctctatccttcggggtaggggtaaggtctgcgtacatattaccctcctcaTACCCTAcctgtgagattatactgggttgttgttgttgttgttgttgttgtacctgTACATATATATGAAAccccttaaatattttaaatgtgcTCCCTAAAACAAAGAAATGGATGGAAGAAGTGGTTGCTTTGGGCCCTTAAATTCCCAACTTTTTGGGGACATAGGTTCGAAACACCCCCTCAACTTTTTTCtcctcctttttatttttattctgtgAGTACAATGTAATTTATATTCAATAGCAAATTGCTTtatcttttacttttatcttttttttttttgaattcaattatAAATTAGTACTAATATATAATAGTCAACTTTATtaatattttagttttttggatacaatataatttatatttagtAACAAATtacttttttaattttatttatagtTAGTACTAATATACAATAgtcaacttaattaattttattccttCTCTTCCCATAACACCCATTTTgcgaagaaattttttttttttctctctctctctctctctctctctctctatatatatatatatatatatatatatatatatatatatatatatatatatatatatatatatatattcttttttaaTCGCTAGTGATTAGCATACAATGGTGCCCCCAGTTGTCACGGGGCCGTTTTTCGTCTACAAAAATCGCACCCCGCGCGGCAGCCATGTTCCGCCCCCTAACTTGGCCTTCAGCCTGTCCAACACCTTGCTAAATTTTCAGCAAGCTTTTACTTAGACGACTTTGACAACAATTGCAAAGAGACAATCAAATACGGGAAAATCCCAACCTTTATATTATTTACAATATAATAAAAGGAATCTGACTATGATCACAATCCGATCACATCCCCACTTTGGCAAAGAAGACAAGTCGCTCTTATGCCACACTAAGATCTGCCCAATGCCCAATCTTAGCCCCCGTTTGAAACACTCAGAAACCCTCCCGTTTCTTTCTTATTTTGACCCTATATCTCTCTCAAGATATTTGATCCATCTCTGGATCCACTAAGATCTGCCCAATGCCCAATCTTAGCCCCGTTTGAAACACTCAGAAACCCTCCCGTTTCTTTATTGTTTCGATCCTATATCTGGATCCATCTttcaaatcctgggtccgcctctgtATATATTATTATTAGTAGTAGTAGTACCCCTGTATCAATAAACAAAATATATTCATCTGTTAAATCGAAAAAAGTCCGAAACAAATCAGTTTGTCGCAACTGTTGTCGGTAACTGGGGATAAAATGGACCAAACGAGAAGGTCAAATGAGTCATTTCACGTCCTTCCCTCACCCAAACGTTTAAATGCAAGTTAGCCATTGAGAGCGACCTGCAACTATAATCAAAGAGTGAGCTTTAATGCCCACTTCCCcatcttttacttttaaaaatttcCCCCCTtcaaattcaattcatatccaaaaaggcCCACATTAAAAAAAGATTATTTCTTTTTGATGTGTTTTTTTTCGTGGGTGGGTGGTGAAAAATGGTCACCGCTAAAGCTGGCGCTGAATGAGGAGCTGGAATTTTTTTGCCGAATTTAGGAATTTCTTgagatttttatgatattttactttatttattcATATAGTTCTAGAAAATGACAGATGTTTATGACCGATTTTTGGTTCAATGTTAGTTTTAAGCTTGGTTTAATTTTGGcaaattattataattaataaaaatttggGATCTTTTTTGGTATTTTGGACTTACTTTTTACTTCTTTTGTTCATATGGGTATAGAAGATACTACCAAATATTTAGGACCCATTTTTGGTTCAATGTAATTGTTAATAATATTTTTGTCccatttttcttactttatttatatttgtttggtTGTCTTTATTGTATTTGCAGATCTATGAATGTGAAAGCTTCaatctttttctaatttttttcatcttttttttttttctttcttagtgTTAGGTTTCGACTTTTCTAGACAAGAAGGAATTAACCCTCTTTGTTCCTCTCTCTTCTGAGCTCCAAAATCTTCTCTTTTTTCAATTACAATTTGTGTTTTTCTTTAACTGTTATGTTCATTGTAGCTGAAATTTGAGGTGGggttttgtttcttttaaaaaatctGCATTTTTTGTGTGAGTAATTGGCCCAAAAAGCCTATGAAGAAAAGAATGGTTTGCTTTTCTTGCATGAGTTTTAATCGTAAAGATGTCAGAGATTATGATGATGACATGGCTTCAAGATCCATTAAATCTTCAGGTTTTTGCTgcttattttccttttttgttatACAATGTGGGAATTACTGTTGTAATATTATTTCTGTATTTTGTTGCTATCACACAATGTGGTTTGTATATGTTAAAAATCTGTCATTTTTTTATGTTTGCAGTGGATAAGGGTTATTTTCAGTTTATGTTGTTAATATTAGAGTTGCATTTGGGAGTTGTGGAATTTGATCATGTGGTTCTTTTTTAGTTTTGTTGAATTGTGAGTTTTGTTGATGTTTAGGGAAAGGTAGAAAAGGAGGTTCTTTAAGAGGGAAAGGTGGGGAAAGCAATAACCAGAAGGGCAATGTGGCGCGCAGTTTCACGTTCAAAGAACTTGCATTAGCAACTCAGAATTTCAGGGAAACTAATCTTATTGGCGAAGGCGGTTTTGGAAGTGTGTACAAGGGCCGTCTAGAATCAGGCTTGGCAAGTTTTCTACTTTCGCAAACACATTGGCTTTTGATCTTCATATGTGTTGCTAACtttctatttgtttgaaagcgtTTATTATCTCTCTGTGTTATCTGAAAGAAAATAAGGGAGGAACATGTTTTACATAGATAGAAATTTGAATACTATGTCCTTATCTTTTGACTATCTTCTCCGGTAGAAGATGACCGCCAATTGTTCTTGTTGTTTTGATCTTGTGAACAGATTGTTGCAATCAAACAACTTAATCTTGACGGGCTACAAGGAAACCAGGAGTTTATAGTGGAGGTCCTGATGTTGAGTTTACTACATCACAAAAATCTTGTCAACTTAATTGGATACTGCACTGATGGAGACCAGAGGCTCTTGGTTTATGAGTTCATGCCAATGGGTAGCCTGGAGAATCATCTTTTTGGTAATTTAATTTCTTTCCACAAATATTATCTTTTGAAATGTTTAGTATTCTGCTTTATTTACCTGAGTTATGTGAGCCAAGTTGTTTACATCAAAGGTGTTGAATCACAAATCTTGATCCTCATGGGAAATAAGGGCAgcccagtgcactaagctcccgctatgtgcggggtccgCGGAAGGggcggaccacaagggtctattgtacgccgccttaccttgcatttctgcaagaggttgtttccataGGCTTCAACCCATGACCTcttggtcacatgacaacaactttaccagttacaccaTGGCTCCCCTTCTTGATCCTCATGGCAAATGACATTTTAAAAAGAATGTCATATTTTCAACTTAATCCTAGTACTTCTAAGGTTATCTTACAAGACATTAGCTTTTGCTCTCAGAAGATGTCAATTGTGAAATTCGGATTACTTTGCCTATAGCTTCTGGATTGTTTTCATTGGTAGCTGTAGCTGAAACTACCAAACAAGCTCATGTTGTATCTGTGTGCTTGTATTAGTATGCTGTTATGAGTAACAGATAAATGTTATATACTACTAATTTCCTTGTAACCAAGTATTACGTTATCTTGCTTAACGGTGCTGCACTCTGAACAGTATGTTACTATCGATATTGTAGATTTGGAACCCGGAAAGAAGCCACTGAGTTGGAGCACAAGACTTAAGATTGCTGCTGGTGCAGCTCATGGACTTGAGTATCTTCATTGTGAAGCAAATCCGCCTGTCATTTACCGTGATTTGAAATCTTCAAACATATTGTTGGACAATGATTTCAATCCAAAACTGTCAGATTTTGGACTTGCAAAGTTGGGACCTGTTGGTGAAAACACTCATGTTTCGACGCGAGTGATGGGAACCTATGGATACTGTGCGCCCGAGTATGCCATGAGTGGAAAATTGACTCTGAAATCAGACATCTATAGCTTAGGTGTTGTGCTGTTGGAGCTAATAACAGGCCGAAAAGCTTATGATAGCTCTAGAAAGACAGGAGAACAGAACCTTGTCGTTTGGGTGAGTTTATATTATCTAATGTGCCTGCTTATTTTTATTCATCAACTAATTTCATGTACTTGAACTAAGCAGTTGCACATTTTACAAATCAATTTGGTTACTTATCTTCCAAAAATTTACATGGTGAGCTTCTCAGTAGAGATTGGAACACAACCTGATTCCAGTCTGAATTCAAGTCTACTTGGAGTTTGGGGTAATCTCATAAGAATTTAAGCAAAGTAGGCAGTTTTGGGTTATATCTGCTTAAAGAATTTCGCCATCATTTCCACTGAAATGATAACATGTTGATGAAACTTTAGATCTTACTCGAAATGTTTGTTGACAATTTTTAAGATAGGTTACATATTGGATCTCATTCTTTTTGAGCTTGCCCACAACCCTCCCCTAAAAACTTTTATCATGTATACTGGAAGCAAATATGAGTGTGTTTTCATTTTTACGTGCTCCAACTAGGATACTTGATCTGAGAAATTCTTCGGTTGGTTGCAGTCTCGTCCCTTCCTAAAGGACCGGAGGAAGTTTGTTCATATGGTTGACCCTTTGTTGTATGGTCAGTTCTCTGTTCGCTCTTTGCACCATGCAGTTGCAATTACTGCAATGTGTATTCAAGAGCAAGCCAATTTTCGCCCAATCATCAGTGATATTGTTGTCGCACTTGACTATCTTGTCTCACAAGCAGAAAGCTCCGATTCACAAGGAGGCGGTTCACATAGCGGAAAGCAAACATATCATCCCAAGGAGATTTAAACATCAATTCAAGAAAGCAAACTTTCGGGAAACAGATCTGCCACATGTTAAAGCTTGTTCACATCAAATTCCTAAAGTTCATGGCCGCTGACAACGTGTGGAGGTGCACCTTTGATTGGATGTCATATTAGAGGAGAGGAGGAGACAGTAAAAGATGACAGTCAATCCTTTTGGCTTTTGAGGAGTATGAGGTAAGAAGATATCTCGCACGCATTGCACTTCCACTGATTATGATGAAATGTAAAGAAGATGATGCACAGAATGTTAACAAAGTACTGTTGTTAGGATTTGTTCTGAGCGAGCGAAGGTTAATATATGTCTAACCATTTTAGTGTAGTAATTGTTGGATTTGCTATAGGTAGGTTAATCGACATAATCCAGAGACGTTCTTTTACGCTTCTCtagtcttttctttttcttctgtttgGTTGGTGTGGGCTGAGGAAGGTTTCATTTCTTCTAATCTTTGTTTATGTATAAGCATTATAAAGTTTCGTTGCGCAAATATATACGTGATAATGCCATTTAGGATGGTATATCAATATGTAATATTTATGTCTTGGAATACAGTTTCATTTGCAGACTGGAAATTGTATAGACTAATTTTATCCTGCAGACATATACTAAGTCATTGAGTGGTCAAGAAACAGTATAAACAAAAGAACTTTTTGGTGTTTCAGATGATGTTTCCTTTGACTCAAATTGAGTTGCAAGAAAAATGCAGACTGCTCTTTCTCTTGTACTTTTGCTGCAACCTAAGCCAACCTTTGTCAAGAATGAGTCATTGTTTCCCATTATTTATGATGTTCTTCACATAAAAACACATGTATATTGTCAGGGCTACTTGTcgggtacaacaacaacaacccagta
The nucleotide sequence above comes from Nicotiana tabacum cultivar K326 chromosome 12, ASM71507v2, whole genome shotgun sequence. Encoded proteins:
- the LOC107830855 gene encoding putative serine/threonine-protein kinase PBL21, encoding MKKRMVCFSCMSFNRKDVRDYDDDMASRSIKSSGKGRKGGSLRGKGGESNNQKGNVARSFTFKELALATQNFRETNLIGEGGFGSVYKGRLESGLIVAIKQLNLDGLQGNQEFIVEVLMLSLLHHKNLVNLIGYCTDGDQRLLVYEFMPMGSLENHLFDLEPGKKPLSWSTRLKIAAGAAHGLEYLHCEANPPVIYRDLKSSNILLDNDFNPKLSDFGLAKLGPVGENTHVSTRVMGTYGYCAPEYAMSGKLTLKSDIYSLGVVLLELITGRKAYDSSRKTGEQNLVVWSRPFLKDRRKFVHMVDPLLYGQFSVRSLHHAVAITAMCIQEQANFRPIISDIVVALDYLVSQAESSDSQGGGSHSGKQTYHPKEI